Proteins from a genomic interval of Meiothermus sp.:
- the cas5e gene encoding type I-E CRISPR-associated protein Cas5/CasD: MHTLLLRLAGPMQSWGVQSRFSERDTLPEPSKSGVLGLLCAALGVDRSVWDKPLNPSIPTLKQLSGLRMGVRVDREGTRAYDYQTAMGVMKSKDGKVDQRDNTVQSRRYYLADAVFLVGLEGEDLEMLQQAHAALRNPTWPLFLGRKGYVPSPSVWLKDGLKENTSLLAALVSYQYLLDQSHTRLTSPTPQKVRYEIEASEGKIRNDVPIDAFSKRQFGARLVYSRTQTWGEELKDVPL; this comes from the coding sequence ATGCATACGTTGTTGCTTCGCCTGGCTGGCCCCATGCAATCCTGGGGCGTTCAAAGCCGATTTAGCGAACGAGACACCCTCCCCGAGCCAAGCAAAAGTGGGGTGCTGGGTTTGCTTTGCGCTGCTTTGGGGGTGGATCGGTCGGTGTGGGATAAGCCACTCAACCCGAGCATACCCACTCTAAAGCAGCTTTCAGGGCTCAGAATGGGCGTTCGAGTAGACCGCGAGGGAACCCGCGCTTACGACTACCAAACTGCAATGGGGGTAATGAAATCCAAAGATGGCAAGGTAGATCAAAGAGATAACACGGTGCAATCTCGGCGCTACTACCTTGCCGATGCCGTTTTTTTGGTGGGTTTGGAGGGTGAGGATTTGGAGATGTTGCAGCAGGCTCATGCAGCCCTAAGGAACCCAACCTGGCCCTTGTTCTTGGGCCGCAAGGGTTATGTGCCCAGCCCTTCGGTGTGGCTGAAAGACGGCCTAAAGGAAAACACAAGTCTGCTTGCAGCGTTGGTTTCTTATCAGTATTTGCTAGACCAGAGCCACACGCGACTTACAAGCCCCACTCCCCAAAAAGTTCGTTACGAGATAGAGGCCAGTGAGGGCAAAATCCGTAATGATGTGCCAATAGATGCTTTTTCCAAGCGCCAGTTTGGTGCACGGTTGGTCTATTCCAGAACTCAAACCTGGGGAGAGGAGCTAAAAGATGTACCTCTCTAA
- the cas7e gene encoding type I-E CRISPR-associated protein Cas7/Cse4/CasC, with translation MKLLEIHLLQSFVPSLLNRDDTGSHKDCLFGGVRRARISSQSWKKAMRDYVKNLELLAPENRAVRSKRLHEELTKCLSHKGDEAQWVAEAVLTLTGAFHVEEKAKGEEDYANRQLKSEYLIFMGQDRLEAVVQALSENWNLAKAAGEEVRKYREKLRSDKKYKGALDNKDKFKDVVKRALGKELTDKLEKAFDGSKAVDLALFGRMLADLPEKNVDASGQFAHAISTHSLPREFDFYTAVDDLRPEDTAGADMIGEVEFGSACYYRYAVINLDKLAENLGGAKDEQGKVVPDKELALSGLEAFLKAFVYSVPSGKQNTFAAHNLPSFGAVRVQANAQPRNLANAFERPISKGPEGYVERSISELDKEWGWLDQNYDETNGVFFWSRFKEAAPYLTSKFGEPKAAKQAIADALAKARAILED, from the coding sequence ATGAAACTATTGGAAATTCACCTGCTGCAAAGCTTTGTTCCCTCGCTGCTTAACCGCGATGATACCGGTAGCCACAAGGATTGTCTCTTTGGCGGTGTGCGCCGTGCTCGCATATCGAGCCAGTCTTGGAAAAAAGCAATGCGGGACTATGTAAAAAACCTCGAGTTGCTGGCCCCTGAAAATCGAGCCGTTCGCTCCAAGCGTCTGCACGAAGAACTAACCAAGTGCCTTAGCCACAAAGGGGACGAGGCGCAATGGGTTGCAGAAGCAGTGCTGACCCTTACTGGCGCATTCCATGTGGAGGAAAAAGCAAAAGGCGAAGAGGATTATGCCAATCGACAGCTCAAGTCTGAATACCTCATTTTTATGGGACAAGATCGCCTCGAAGCGGTTGTGCAAGCGTTGTCGGAGAATTGGAATCTTGCCAAGGCGGCGGGCGAAGAAGTGAGGAAATATCGCGAGAAGCTGCGTTCAGATAAAAAGTACAAGGGCGCGCTAGATAACAAAGACAAATTCAAGGACGTTGTCAAGAGAGCCTTGGGCAAAGAGCTCACGGACAAACTCGAGAAGGCTTTCGATGGAAGCAAGGCCGTAGATCTGGCGCTTTTTGGGCGCATGTTGGCCGATTTGCCCGAGAAAAATGTAGATGCTTCTGGTCAGTTCGCCCACGCAATTTCAACCCATTCTCTGCCTAGAGAATTTGACTTTTATACCGCGGTGGATGACCTTAGGCCCGAAGACACAGCTGGGGCGGACATGATTGGCGAAGTGGAGTTTGGTAGCGCTTGCTATTACCGCTATGCAGTTATTAACCTCGACAAGCTCGCGGAAAACCTTGGGGGTGCCAAGGATGAGCAGGGAAAGGTTGTACCTGACAAAGAGCTAGCCTTAAGCGGCCTCGAGGCTTTCCTGAAAGCTTTTGTCTATTCGGTACCCAGCGGTAAACAGAACACTTTTGCTGCCCATAACTTGCCCAGCTTTGGTGCAGTTCGTGTTCAAGCCAATGCCCAGCCCCGCAACCTCGCCAATGCCTTTGAGCGGCCTATTTCAAAAGGGCCTGAAGGCTATGTTGAGCGCTCTATCTCTGAACTGGACAAGGAGTGGGGGTGGTTGGATCAGAATTACGATGAAACCAATGGCGTGTTTTTTTGGTCGCGCTTCAAAGAAGCTGCGCCCTATCTAACCTCGAAATTTGGAGAGCCAAAAGCCGCTAAGCAAGCTATAGCCGATGCCTTAGCAAAGGCTCGAGCAATTTTGGAGGACTAA
- the cas6e gene encoding type I-E CRISPR-associated protein Cas6/Cse3/CasE yields the protein MYLSKLVLNLKNARARADLENPYEMHSTLCWLFENPKKERFLWRLEEGTRHDPPYVLLQSRTEPAWTRMLGREGWEDYLIEKDHKSYTLISRLNSGRVYRFRLRANPTVTKFDEKSGKSKRRGIAKENEQIAWLERQGVKGGFELLHHDADDGVRIPSVHVLDSRVWKVSKRQTQSHMILRVVLYQGHLRITNTTEFIRLLESGVGHSKALGLGLLSIARG from the coding sequence ATGTACCTCTCTAAACTAGTCCTGAACCTAAAGAATGCTCGGGCAAGGGCAGACCTCGAGAACCCCTACGAGATGCACTCTACATTGTGCTGGCTGTTTGAAAACCCTAAAAAGGAGCGCTTCCTTTGGCGGCTCGAGGAAGGAACACGCCATGATCCCCCATATGTGCTATTGCAAAGCCGCACCGAGCCTGCTTGGACGCGGATGCTGGGGCGTGAGGGTTGGGAAGACTACCTGATAGAGAAAGATCATAAATCGTACACTCTGATTTCACGGCTTAATTCCGGACGGGTTTACCGATTCAGGCTAAGAGCCAATCCAACTGTTACCAAGTTCGATGAAAAATCGGGTAAAAGTAAGCGTCGAGGAATTGCCAAGGAGAATGAGCAGATTGCGTGGCTCGAGCGACAAGGGGTGAAAGGTGGGTTTGAATTGCTGCACCATGACGCAGATGATGGGGTTCGAATTCCTAGTGTCCACGTGTTGGACTCGAGGGTTTGGAAGGTATCGAAGCGGCAAACGCAAAGTCACATGATTTTGCGGGTCGTCTTGTATCAGGGTCATCTGCGCATAACCAACACCACTGAGTTCATTCGGTTGCTCGAAAGCGGTGTGGGACATTCTAAAGCCTTGGGTCTGGGGCTTTTATCTATAGCTAGAGGCTGA